From Pyrenophora tritici-repentis strain M4 chromosome 1, whole genome shotgun sequence, the proteins below share one genomic window:
- a CDS encoding Btz multi-domain protein — MAPARKRSTNIARRRRTDDEDESQSVATLADDSQSDASVLSDVDEDADADNSDLSEVDSAPSLTQGKSKRKANGARDAKPRQSASDRQPSPPIARSDVAFTALKETEIMMNGLKIGEGANEAKVVDFETGVAAGEVAPAVGAPSSRAETLAERRRREHDEYKKKRDSDPAFIPNRGAFFMHDQRHAPGQNGFRPAGRGRGRGAPIRGPFSPANMRPQPPEATDSPWQHDLHETVNAPGSQAHPHPPSTASNQHASNAQLFASRVPPGPAQKATPARNFSTTVHTHNAMVRVFLPNMKGPIHFQNVPIKQHTRLPNHRPPLRRDKPVRISLPPAPPRYIFPTTERSFIFIPRALRPNQQGFGRGRGRFGSFGGGFSSRRTSAYGGSVYSPSVAMSRRSSIAREMGRDNLVSPAGSIMSRNGGFADPSRPVVRLPPGGPRMPSGPSIISPTNGAVQPPYPLPQKPTFRENWQGQIPMHQPRPQKTVSVAGIESPASMSFNPPQQQEQQPFHQQVPAHINGATQANDQSFYQHGRHPSYPSQVSTGTPLNNIPERAIHAPTFQPYAQPGFQPQAFVPQGYYYPQNNAQPQYMAPAGMVPMFVPGAQQPEYVMPVSAPPVAAPPAPAGPPNMVAYESNGMTYYVDSAQLYPAPAVDNYAQPSYAVPGMGGMMTPGPDGAYYYPQQMQPAAYYPQQ; from the exons ATGGCTCCAGCCCGCAAGAGGTCCACCAACATTGCGCGTCGCAGGCGAACGGATGACGAAGATGAGAGCCAGTCGGTGGCAACGCTGGCCGACGATTCCCAGAGCGACGCCTCAGTCCTGAGCGACGTCGACGAGGATGCCGATGCCGACAACAGCGACCTGAGCGAAGTCGATAGTGCGCCCTCGCTCACACAGGGAAAGTCCAAGCGGAAAGCAAACGGTGCTCGAGATGCAAAGCCCCGGCAGAGCGCCAGCGACCGCCAACCCTCCCCGCCTATAGCCCGCTCAGATGTCGCCTTTACTGCCCTCAAGGAGACGGAAATCATGATGAATGGGCTGAAGATTGGAGAGGGCGCCAACGAGGCCAAGGTTGTCGATTTTGAGACGGGCGTGGCCGCCGGAGAGGTAGCACCTGCTGTCGGCGCGCCCTCATCGCGGGCGGAGACCCTGGCGGAGCGGCGGCGGCGGGAACATGACGAGTACAAGAAGAAGCGTGACTCGGACCCAGCTTTCATACCCAATCGTGGAGCTTTCTTTATGCACGACCAGCGGCATGCTCCCGGCCAAAACGGCTTCCGCCCTGCTGGCCGTGGTCGAGGGCGGGGTGCTCCCATCAGAGGGCCGTTCTCTCCTGCAAA CATGAGACCACAGCCCCCAGAAGCTACCGACTCGCCGTGGCAGCACGATCTTCACGAGACAGTCAATGCCCCTGGTTCTCAGGCACATCCCCACCCGCCTTCAACTGCGTCTAATCAGCATGCTTCAAATGCACAGTTGTTTGCTTCGAGAGTGCCACCAGGGCCAGCCCAGAAAGCTACGCCGGCTCGTAATTTTTCAACCACAGTACATACTCACAATGCCATGGTTCGGGTATTTTTGCCCAACATGAAGGGCCCTATACATTTCCAGAACGTCCCCATAAAGCAGCATACTCGCCTTCCAAACCACCGACCGCCCCTCCGCCGCGATAAGCCTGTTCGTATATCGCTACCTCCGGCCCCACCCCGATACATTTTCCCAACTACCGAGCGCTCATTTATCTTCATCCCAAGGGCCCTTCGACCCAACCAGCAGGGCTTCGGTCGGGGTCGCGGCCGTTTTGGTTCCTTTGGCGGAGGCTTCTCGAGCAGGCGCACAAGCGCATACGGGGGCAGCGTGTACTCGCCAAGCGTCGCAATGAGCAGGCGTTCATCTATTGCACGAGAAATGGGCCGCGACAACCTGGTATCTCCCGCTGGATCTATCATGTCACGCAATGGCGGCTTTGCTGACCCTAGCCGTCCTGTGGTACGTCTGCCGCCCGGCGGTCCAAGGATGCCGAGCGGGCCGTCGATAATATCGCCCACCAACGGCGCAGTGCAGCCACCATACCCTCTTCCACAGAAGCCGACATTCCGTGAGAACTGGCAAGGTCAGATCCCCATGCATCAGCCTCGCCCACAGAAAACTGTGTCGGTAGCGGGCATCGAGTCGCCTGCTTCCATGAGCTTCAACCCCCCACAACAACAGGAGCAACAGCCTTTCCATCAACAGGTCCCTGCACATATCAACGGGGCCACCCAGGCAAACGATCAATCTTTCTACCAGCACGGGCGCCATCCCTCATACCCTAGCCAGGTATCTACCGGAACTCCTCTTAACAACATCCCTGAACGCGCAATCCACGCGCCCACTTTCCAGCCATACGCACAGCCTGGCTTCCAACCACAAGCCTTTGTCCCACAAGGCTATTACTATCCACAGAACAACGCTCAACCACAATACATGGCACCTGCTGGTATGGTACCCATGTTTGTCCCTGGTGCTCAACAACCCGAATATGTCATGCCAGTGTCTGCCCCTCCTGTCGCCGCTCCACCAGCTCCTGCAGGCCCACCCAATATGGTCGCTTATGAGTCTAACGGTATGACATACTATGTGGACTCGGCTCAACTGTATCCTGCTCCAGCCGTGGATAATTATGCTCAGCCCAGTTATGCCGTACCTGGCATGGGAGGCATGATGACGCCTGGTCCGGACGGTGCCTACTACTACCCTCAGCAGATGCAGCCGGCAGCCTACTATCCGCAGCAATAG
- a CDS encoding FAP multi-domain protein codes for MPMRTAPPQSHGITVTPQALQHHVPSLQARATATPQQQQRSTAEVFTQQRSAPASFVKPVPIPEYEIPKGRKSGGLYVVDQAALAKATNSVPLNKFVTLGSEPFHLATNRTALPVYVPRQSLKDLKKAGADSKKLRAKQLATKSQSRALKSTKRPDLKREVSDSESSTDSSDYDTDSSDEEEEQMPVPASRPEDPDAAVRYDVIKATWYPSTSVPSSDQIKTSMREIWEVLNTIQKRWRADTKAVTEAEEQKKTGELPVLKSRVTSQRDLLKSALGAALESAHPDVLYQLGHIKPFLYLCYQFLANRFHSKDYDGPLSAVIYEVLSRCGTLTSEVLEETKLLKALASMKKHANEKHKAFIQKVIDGAVANSKKAKASPPPRVEPAESKGLKRSASEAAGRSLNENPLMKKPKAPEASVTAKKDVAGAKTVTASTTLTVQKRPGERAAAAPAPVKTRVSQVTNKPSGIFASLTAAAKKTAPPPAATTGAKGANAVKTAASATKEKKPAAAAKPAFSFAQTMASLQKPKEQQAAPVKSEKPLPVETEQEKEKRERKERRRHLRVSWRNDATLVEIKYFDHEADDEEMHHKEDHLVRDAGDIGGEGHMFKQHKELDLDDDDEELDTEQKSWNPPSLVDFSVVRQEERERNYMPYGGGFLEPSCPEKEANVQRENATLMVYYSNTDDIPPSPKEPLELAQEDAAAGTVVQFGTPPDMVLAKCPQAPTPATAQDFSHLENLIKQLSATNAPPAPTPVVPVENVYTPPQPPTASWDGANIQNILNSITNSQAAPQPAPPVSFPSQPPMPQPGMPLDIAAIIANMQAASGGALPPPPPLPTGFPPFPFPMAPQPQQPEAAAWSQQIPDVASYQAQYNQQVNGGVKRQRDDSNGSNDRNQGKRPKNRGDHKPHKVLACKFFHKGQCNKGENCTYIHDLNPN; via the exons ATGCCGATGCGCACTGCACCTCCGCAATCACATGGTATTACTGTGACTCCCCAAGCTTTACAACATCACGTGCCCTCACTACAAGCTCGGGCCACTGCGACTCCTCAACAA CAACAAAGAAGCACGGCAGAGGTTTTCACTCAGCAGCGTTCTGCACCAGCTTCTTTTGTCAAGCCGGTGCCTATTCCTGAATATGAGATTCCCAAAGGCAGGAAGTCGGGCGGGCTATATGTTGTTGATCAAGCTGCTCTGGCGAAAGCCACTAATTCTGTTCCATTGAATAAATTTGTGACTTTGGGCTCGGAGCCGTTCCATCTTGCTACCAATAGAA CCGCGCTCCCCGTATACGTTCCTCGGCAGTCTCTTAAAGATCTGAAGAAAGCTGGAGCTGACAGCAAGAAGCTTCGGGCGAAACAGTTGGCAACCAAGTCCCAGTCAAGAGCTCTCAAATCTACTAAGAGGCCAGACTTGAAGAGAGAAGTCAGTGACAGCGAAAGTTCGACCGACTCCTCTGATTACGACACCGACTCCTcggacgaagaagaagagcaaaTGCCGGTGCCTGCTTCAAGGCCAGAAGATCCTGATGCAGCTGTACGCTACGATGTCATCAAAGCTACATGGTATCCATCAACATCGGTGCCGAGTTCAGACCAGATCAAGACTAGCATGCGCGAGATCTGGGAAGTCCTCAATACCATTCAGAAGCGGTGGCGGGCTGATACTAAAGCCGTGACAGAAGCAGAAGAGCAAAAGAAGACAGGTGAGCTGCCCGTGCTTAAGAGCCGAGTTACTAGTCAGCGTGACCTTCTCAAGTCTGCCCTTGGGGCGGCGCTCGAGTCTGCCCATCCTGATGTGCTCTATCAATTGGGACATATCAAGCCATTTTTGTATCTTTGCTATCAGTTTTTGGCGAACCGGTTCCATAGTAAGGATTATGATGGGCCCCTGTCTGCAGTCATATACGAGGTGCTGTCGCGTTGTGGTACCTTAACTTCTGAGGTCCTTGAGGAGACCAAGCTCTTGAAGGCACTTGCGTCTATGAAAAAACACGCAAATGAGAAACACAAGGCTTTCATACAAAAGGTGATCGATGGTGCCGTGGCCAACTCTAAGAAGGCGAAAGCAAGTCCGCCACCACGGGTCGAGCCAGCCGAGAGTAAAGGCCTCAAAAGATCTGCCTCGGAAGCCGCGGGCCGTTCACTGAATGAAAATCCTTTGATGAAGAAGCCAAAGGCCCCCGAAGCTTCCGTCACCGCGAAGAAAGATGTTGCGGGTGCAAAGACCGTAACCGCCTCTACAACTTTGACTGTACAGAAGCGACCTGGTGAGAGAGCTGCAGCAGCGCCAGCTCCCGTAAAGACACGCGTCAGCCAAGTCACCAATAAACCTTCAGGCATCTTTGCTTCCCTCACTGCGGCCGCCAAAAAGAcagcaccaccaccagctGCTACGACAGGTGCGAAGGGTGCCAACGCAGTCAAAACTGCCGCATCCGCAACGAAAGAGAAGAAGCCTGCGGCGGCAGCGAAACCCGCATTTTCTTTCGCTCAGACCATGGCCTCACTTCAGAAGCCCAAAGAGCAGCAAGCAGCGCCTGTCAAGTCTGAAAAGCCGCTACCTGTTGAGACTGAGCAAGAAAAGGAGAAACGCGAACGGAAGGAGCGTCGAAGACATCTACGTGTCTCTTGGCGGAATGATGCAACGCTGGTTGAGATCAAATATTTCGATCACGAGGCTGACGATGAAGAGATGCATCACAAGGAAGATCACCTTGTTCGCGACGCTGGTGACATTGGTGGGGAAGGCCACATGTTCAAGCAACACAAGGAGCTTGATCtggacgatgacgatgaagaACTGGATACTGAGCAGAAGTCTTGGAACCCACCGTCTCTGGTCGACTTTAGTGTTGTACGCCAAGAGGAGCGCGAGCGTAATTACATGCCATATGGAGGTGGCTTCCTGGAACCGTCGTGCCCTGAAAAGGAAGCCAATGTGCAACGCGAAAACGCTACGCTGATGGTCTACTACTCTAACACTGACGATATTCCACCGTCTCCAAAGGAACCTTTGGAGCTAGCGCAAGAGGATGCGGCGGCTGGCACTGTTGTTCAGTTTGGAACTCCACCAGACATGGTGCTGGCCAAGTGCCCACAGGCGCCCACCCCAGCGACTGCACAGGACTTTAGTCATTTGGAAAACCTCATCAAGCAGTTGTCGGCAACCAACGCACCTCCAGCTCCTACACCAGTAGTTCCCGTCGAGAATGTGTACACACCACCTCAGCCTCCAACAGCTTCTTGGGACGGCGCTAATATTCAGAATATTCTCAACTCAATTACCAACAGCCAGGCTGCTCCCCAACCCGCTCCACCTGTGTCATTCCCATCACAGCCGCCAATGCCACAGCCGGGCATGCCGCTAGATATTGCCGCAATCATCGCGAACATGCAGGCAGCGTCTGGAGGCGCTCTTCCTCccccaccaccactaccAACAGGATTCCCTCCGTTTCCATTTCCCATGGCACCCCAGCCCCAGCAACCTGAGGCTGCAGCATGGTCTCAGCAGATACCGGACGTCGCTTCCTATCAGGCCCAGTACAATCAGCAGGTCAACGGCGGGGTCAAGCGGCAGCGCGATGACAGTAACGGCAGCAACGACCGCAATCAAGGAAAGCGGCCCAAGAACCGTGGTGATCATAAACCGCACAAGGTACTTGCGTGCAAATTCTTCCACAAGGGTCAGTGCAATAAGGGTGAAAACTGCACGTACATTCATGACCTAAATCCCAATTAA
- a CDS encoding SEC1, protein involved in synaptic transmission and general secretion, Sec1 family: MSPPTSLRDRQIAAIKRILHLNAPITNADAQDDANPVADTAEIQWKVLVVDSEARDVISTVLRVNDLRAAGVTVHFNIKAKRHPIPDTPAIYLISPTSENINLVAKDLQEAMYQPVYINFLSSIPRALLEDFGGQVAASGAEHIAQIYDQFLNFSTPNSDLFSLNIPNAYRIINSANTPDQELDELIDRIVSGLFSVVVTMAVAPIIRCPKGGAAELIAAKLDRKLRDYILNSKESFSSAASSPRPVLIILDRSIDLCALLGHSWIYQSLVADCLPFHLNTVTLTVPLDKEDPSKGVKKNTIDLTATDYFWSRNAALPFPEAAEDVTNEWQMYQQDAEKLTRNTPSKSIDDLAEANFASHLKGAIAQLPALQEKKRVLEGHMAILESLLDGIRNRKLDEWFQREADLAKETPESVLQIIRGEGGNDPTDKLRFFIQFYLTTAQELTRSQLESFESALKAAGADTSALAYVASVRSISKMTTMAAPTKPAQAPVTNLFGGLSNLSSRLKDAGGFSANLDISGVLSGIKQFIPSNSDLPVTKIVEAICDPSSATSAQSAMTENYLYFDPRSSNARGTLPPASQSRNQQQQSRGLEATFGQKRAAFTEAICFTVGGGSMVEQSNLSSWASRTSAAGAGPRRVVYGSTELYSANKFIEEELNPLGKEMT; this comes from the exons ATGTCTCCTCCTACCTCTCTGAGGGACCGCCAGATAG CTGCGATCAAGCGTATCTTGCATCTGAATGCGCCCATAACAAACGCCGACGCCCAAGACGATGCCAATCCTGTCGCAGACACGGCCGAAATCCAGTGGAAGGTGCTCGTGGTCGATTCCGAGGCGCGCGATGTCATCAGCACTGTCCTGCGCGTGAACGACTTGCGGGCGGCCGGC GTCACCGTCCACTTCAACATCAAGGCCAAGCGACACCCAATCCCCGATACCCCAGCCATATATCTCATATCCCCCACATCCGAGAACATAAACCTGGTCGCAAAGGACCTCCAAGAGGCAATGTACCAGCCCGTATACATCAACTTTCTCTCAAGCATACCCCGGGCACTGCTCGAAGACTTTGGAGGACAGGTCGCCGCTTCGGGTGCTGAGCACATAGCCCAAATATACGACCA GTTCCTCAACTTCTCGACCCCCAACAGTGACTTGTTCTCTCTCAACATCCCCAACGCCTACCGGATAATCAACAGTGCAAACACACCCGATCAGGAGCTTGATGAGCTGATCGATCGGATAGTCTCTGGTCTCTTCTCAGTTG TGGTCACCATGGCTGTAGCTCCTATCATTCGCTGTCCAAAGGGAGGTGCCGCTGAGCTCATCGCTGCAAAGCTGGACAGAAAACTTCGCGACTACATCCTCAACAGCAAGGAAAGTTTTTCCTCTGCGGCCTCATCGCCACGGCCTGTGCTTATCATCTTAGATAGGAGCATAGA TTTATGTGCGCTTCTTGGTCACAGCTGGATCTACCAAAGTCTCGTGGCTGATTGTCTACCCTTCCACCTCAATACTGTAACTCTTACGGTTCCCCTGGACAAAGAGGACCCATCCAAAGG TGTGAAGAAGAATACGATTGACCTTACTGCCACCGACTACTTCTGGAGCCGCAACGCAGCATTGCCCTTCCCTGAGGCAGCCGAGGATGTGACGAATGAATGGCAAATGTATCAACAAGATGCGGAGAAGTTAACAAGGAACACCCCATCCAAGTCTATAGATGACTTGGCCGAGGCGAATTTTGCGTCACACTTGAAGGGTGCGATCGCCCAGCTACCCGCACTTCAAGAGAAAAAGCGCGTTTTGGAAGGGCATATGGCAATACTGGAGTCCTTGTTGGACGGCATTCGCAACCGAAAACTTGACGAATGGTTCCAACGCGAAGCCGACCTAGCCAAAGAGACGCCGGAGAGTGTCTTGCAGATAATACGTGGAGAAGGCGGCAACGATCCAACAGACAAGCTGAGGTTCTTCATCCAATTCTACCTGACCACAGCGCAGGAGCTTACGCGAAGTCAATTGGAATCTTTCGAATCGGCACTAAAAGCTGCGGGTGCAGACACGAGCGCTTTAGCGTACGTGGCTAGCGTTCGTTCAATCAGCAAAATGACAACCATGGCTGCACCTACAAAGCCGGCACAAGCTCCTGTGACTAATTTGTTTGGTGGGCTTTCCAACTTGAGCTCAAGGCTCAAGGATGCTGGTGGTTTTTCTGCTAACCTGGATATCTCTGGTGTACTGAGTGGGATCAAGCAATTCATACCGTCCAACTCAGACCTTCCAGTCACCAAGATAGTCGAA GCCATTTGTGATCCATCAAGCGCGACATCTGCGCAAAGTGCTATGACAGAAAACTACCTATACTTTGATCCGCGGTCATCGAATGCTCGCGGTACCTTACCGCCAGCAAGCCAATCGCGGAACCAACAACAGCAAAGTCGAGGCCTTGAAGCTACATTTGGCCAGAAACGCGCTGCATTCACGGAAGCTATCTGTTTCACCGTAGGCGGTGGTTCCATGGTAGAGCAGAGTAACCTCTCCTCATGGGCTTCAAGAACGAGTGCAGCTGGTGCTGGTCCAAGACGTGTGGTATACGGCAGCACAGAGCTATACTCTGCGAACAAGTTCATTGAAGAAGAGCTGAACCCGCTCGGGAAAGAAATGACTTGA
- a CDS encoding HET domain containing protein, with amino-acid sequence MYIPIQMALPAPSPFFARFGQCEFLDVDEDELDTTGLQARVVKSSTREKLLSRQRWMVSTPATDLEATTLLQDLGRLAPSLVKEFMPKSHAESTFPFRLINDVGFQGEEDSYIALSYCRKQGIANIPSRVITPVGHLPFGWQKEFEQFPLPTSAALFQAIIKEKRAGEGLWFDQVCIEQEEESDKTALVGAVDSIYKNARAVVVALDDIVVTPDEEQFLRYYVEQYSYTNLHPNQQPNTGLDPPFMQQYDLLRTLLERIICSEWFERAWCTHEMKLGRSHVFLVPCLRHYEDEVQTILRFTGAFFTHLLALASELANFAPQSSAKIHSLLDFFQQNDALDNDILFPQRPDTPQSLVSTTKSLFPLIYDTFRMKAGGNPRLPEYLRRLDANRDKTGITLNMSGLPLALAPSSPFSRPNIEDECLRSLLLVGIAARDPVALCTTGTPLQLHDGSVSWLCRPTNLDVKASRPTPARFPTHATQIVQATDGRAEYAQLDLVFLELPHRRQPSPSFPAHVVRARMIIDLCVQYQIPGSGFWGFSRAPDHPRTPALRNMFIQTLACVLKCGLQWLLEVHTSIQEPNAPYMDPYTMEMLLNPQLILQNFILLPEGQAAMVSLIHFLSTMISSGIPWPSGASERTHGPLIVAAPASSAYNYTGAPTHSGKAIIFAPFEHSKTLLIAVPAVVKDTEYAPLARGWILTSMNPFTGGSKPSVSWTLQSKGVIFGDVEFNAGLAVSNEMDVRNHRVHGPSRH; translated from the coding sequence ATGTACATTCCTATCCAAATGGCTCTACCAGCACCATCCCCATTCTTCGCCCGATTCGGACAGTGCGAATTCCTTGATGTCGATGAGGACGAGCTGGACACAACGGGTCTTCAGGCGCGAGTTGTGAAGTCATCTACAAGAGAGAAGCTCCTCAGCCGACAGAGATGGATGGTATCGACACCAGCCACCGACCTCGAAGCGACTACGCTCCTACAGGACCTCGGACGTCTGGCACCCTCGCTCGTCAAAGAATTCATGCCAAAGAGCCACGCGGAGAGCACATTCCCCTTTCGGCTGATCAACGACGTCGGTTtccaaggagaagaagacaGTTATATCGCCCTCAGTTATTGCAGAAAACAAGGCATAGCAAACATACCGAGCAGAGTGATAACTCCCGTCGGGCATCTTCCCTTTGGGTGGCAGAAGGAGTTTGAGCAGTTCCCACTACCGACAAGTGCAGCACTGTTTCAGGCTATCATAAAAGAAAAACGCGCAGGAGAGGGGCTGTGGTTCGATCAGGTGTGCATTGAACAGGAGGAAGAATCAGACAAGACCGCACTCGTTGGAGCTGTTGACAGCATCTACAAGAATGCGAGGGCAGTTGTTGTAGCGCTGGACGACATTGTAGTCACGCCGGACGAGGAACAGTTCCTGCGCTACTACGTCGAGCAATATAGCTACACCAACCTACACCCAAATCAGCAACCCAACACAGGACTCGATCCGCCTTTCATGCAGCAGTACGATCTACTCAGGACACTGCTCGAGCGCATCATATGTTCAGAATGGTTCGAGCGTGCATGGTGCACCCATGAGATGAAGCTGGGAAGAAGCCACGTCTTTTTGGTCCCTTGCTTACGACATTACGAAGACGAAGTCCAGACCATCCTCAGATTTACTGGTGCTTTCTTTACCCATTTGCTGGCACTGGCTAGTGAACTTGCAAATTTCGCACCGCAATCATCTGCTAAGATCCATTCACTTTTGGATTTCTTCCAACAAAACGACGCTCTCGATAACGACATACTCTTCCCTCAAAGACCCGATACTCCCCAGAGCCTAGTCTCGACAACAAAGTCGCTGTTTCCGCTGATCTATGACACTTTCCGAATGAAAGCCGGGGGAAACCCACGGCTACCAGAGTATCTTAGGAGGTTGGATGCGAATCGGGACAAGACGGGCATCACACTGAATATGTCGGGCTTACCTCTAGCCTTGGCACCTTCAAGTCCCTTTTCGAGACCCAACATTGAGGATGAATGCCTTCGATCACTACTACTAGTAGGCATCGCGGCGCGAGATCCAGTTGCACTCTGTACCACGGGCACACCACTTCAGCTTCACGACGGATCAGTATCATGGCTATGTCGGCCAACCAATCTCGACGTAAAAGCATCTAGACCGACTCCAGCGCGATTTCCAACACATGCAACTCAGATTGTTCAAGCAACAGATGGTAGAGCAGAGTATGCACAACTTGATCTTGTCTTCCTGGAACTACCGCACCGTAGGCAACCTAGCCCTTCATTCCCCGCACACGTCGTTCGAGCTCGGATGATCATTGATCTTTGTGTTCAATACCAAATACCTGGATCTGGCTTTTGGGGTTTCTCGCGCGCGCCCGACCACCCGCGCACACCGGCTTTGCGCAACATGTTCATCCAAACATTGGCCTGTGTGCTCAAGTGCGGACTCCAGTGGTTATTGGAAGTCCACACAAGCATCCAAGAGCCTAACGCACCATACATGGATCCTTACACCATGGAGATGCTACTTAATCCCCAGCTCATACTGCAAAACTTTATTCTATTACCAGAAGGGCAGGCAGCGATGGTATCGCTCATCCACTTTTTGTCTACCATGATTTCATCGGGTATCCCATGGCCATCAGGCGCCTCGGAACGCACACACGGCCCGCTTATCGTCGCCGCGCCCGCTTCATCTGCGTACAACTACACCGGAGCCCCTACACACAGTGGCAAAGCCATCATCTTTGCGCCATTCGAGCATTCCAAGACCTTGCTCATCGCCGTTCCCGCGGTGGTCAAAGACACGGAGTATGCCCCCTTGGCGCGAGGATGGATCTTGACGAGCATGAACCCATTCACTGGAGGTTCCAAACCAAGCGTCAGCTGGACGCTACAATCAAAGGGAGTGATATTTGGGGATGTGGAGTTTAATGCAGGATTGGCTGTTTCTAATGAGATGGATGTGAGGAATCATCGGGTACATGGGCCTTCACGTCACTGA
- a CDS encoding UspA, Universal stress protein UspA and related nucleotide-binding protein, translating to MASLEAAIDEEMREVVALLEGNQRPSGRRAESPTARAQSPGSAASPIRSMLDVDAPAQRRSSSRGSTGIPFAMPSSPRRVNPESAYKFEMLPSIDAHAMPKRVSQGGKLDTAAKPRAMSSVYGNSTGFLASSNSKDRHNSVNGPIARSKSGSPGPGRSASPATRMLSPTPPTSASPNTFVTDSGKRIDMDTAYRKLSDSALARSEGGLSSLPNRKGSDPAKGTTAAPGGGVRLATDDDGEDSAAVESSDNGSDSSDWEDGWSGGTKKRERGRQRSRKSSVGTDSMGREVITAKSLLAAAEQERRDVAVSYKVRSLLDPNISVTGPNGKLSRKISSGVVHPHTSFDQGGSGLSTPVHSDHEDELAEIKSAQQLSLNISPIQSNPDAHRCVRQIIRGDYVQFAEDATKGLRRQRVYLVSTDLSDEAAYALEWTIGTVLRDGDTLLAVYAVDEETGVATTDATGAPISQGTTGRQESDHLKRTLSNHDGLPTAQQGPSALSNSLMATEANLKAMGKAERDRYQACVEVSDRCVKLLRKTRLQVRAVVEVFHCKSPKHMITEVIDFLEPTLVILGSRGRNALKGVLLGSFSNYLVTKSSVPVMVARKRLRKHSKYKRQNVRMSNVIAGSNDRLANAKID from the exons ATGGCCTCACTCGAAGCCGCCATCGACGAGGAGATGAGAGAGGTTGTTGCGCTCCTGGAAGGCAACCAGAGACCCAGTGGACGTCGCGCTGAGAGCCCAACTGCGCGCGCGCAAAGCCCTGGTTCGGCTGCTTCGCCCATCCGCAGCATGTTGGACGTTGATGCGCCCGCCCAGCGCAGAAGTTCGAGCCGTGGAAGCACCGGTATTCCATTCGCCATGCCCTCATCGCCGCGTCGCGTAAATCCCGAATCGGCGTACAAGTTTGAAATGCTGCCCTCCATCGACGCACATGCCATGCCCAAGCGGGTGTCGCAGGGCGGCAAACTGGATACCGCTGCGAAGCCTCGCGCCATGTCGTCTGTATATGGGAACTCGACCGGATTTCTTGCCTCATCCAACTCAAAAGACAGACACAACTCGGTGAATGGACCCATCGCCAGGTCAAAGTCTGGTTCTCCAGGGCCTGGAAGATCTGCTTCGCCAGCGACGCGCATGCTAAGCCCGACACCACCCACCTCTGCTTCACCCAACACCTTTGTCACAGACTCAGGCAAGCGCATCGACATGGATACCGCATACCGCAAACTCTCCGACTCTGCTTTGGCCCGCTCGGAGGGTGGTCTATCCTCACTTCCCAATCGCAAAGGGTCGGATCCTGCTAAAGGCACTACTGCTGCCCCCGGCGGAGGTGTTCGCCTAGCTACCGACGACGATGGCGAAGACAGTGCTGCTGTCGAAAGTAGTGATAACGGTTCGGATAGTTCCGACTGGGAGGATGGGTGGAGCGGCGGCACGAAGAAACGAGAGAGAGGCAGGCAGCGGTCTAGAAAATCTTCTGTAGGTACCGACAGTATGGGGAGAGAAGTCATCACTGCTAAGAGCTTGCTGGCTGCGGCGGAGCAAGAGC GGCGAGATGTAGCCGTTTCCTACAAAGTGCGATCATTACTTGATCCGAACATCAGCGTCACCGGTCCTAATGGCAAACTGTCAAGAAAGATTTCATCTGGAGTCGTGCACCCTCACACGAGCTTTGACCAGGGCGGTTCCGGCCTCTCGACTCCAGTCCATTCAGACCACGAAGATGAGCTTGCAGAAATCAAATCCGCTCAACAGCTCTCGTTGAATATCTCGCCTATCCAATCAAACCCAGACGCACACCGTTGTGTCCGGCAGATTATAAGAGGTGACTATGTGCAATTTGCAGAGGATGCTACCAAAGGGCTCAGAAGACAGCGTGTATACCTCGTGTCCACTGATCTCAGCGACGAAGCTGCATACGCTCTAGAGTGGACAATCGGCACAGTTTTGCGTGATGGCGACACTCTGTTGGCAGTGTATGCTGTCGATGAAGAGACGGGTGTTGCAACGACCGATGCTACTGGCGCGCCTATCAGTCAAGGGACTACCGGAAGACAGGAGTCGGATCATTTGAAGCGAACGTTGTCCAACCATGACGGGCTACCAACAGCACAACAAGGACCCTCCGCCCTGTCCAACTCACTCATGGCAACAGAGGCAAACCTCAAAGCCATGGGAAAAGCCGAGAGAGACCGATATCAGGCCTGTGTAGAAGTATCGGATCGATGCGTAAAGCTGTTGAGGAAGACACGTCTTCAAGTGCGTGCTGTGGTTGAGGTATTCCATTGCAAGAGTCCCAAGCACATGATAACCGAGGTG ATTGACTTTTTGGAGCCCACGCTCGTCATTCTTGGTTCGCGTGGCCGGAACGCTCTCAAGGG TGTTTTACTCGGATCTTTCAGTAACTATCTTGTCACTAAATCATCGGTGCCAGTCATGGTTGCACGGAAACGCCTTCGGAAACACAGCAAGTACAAACGGCAAAACGTCCGAATGTCCAACGTAATCGCAGGCTCCAATGATAGGCTCGCGAATGCAAAGATCGACTAG